The proteins below come from a single Molothrus ater isolate BHLD 08-10-18 breed brown headed cowbird chromosome 3, BPBGC_Mater_1.1, whole genome shotgun sequence genomic window:
- the EDARADD gene encoding ectodysplasin-A receptor-associated adapter protein isoform X1 — protein sequence MAAPQDPLPPDHAAKEPVEDTDPSTLSLTMTEKYPVQDTGVPKDEEYLTDQVTLEIASVNIKTLTSDSGLIQQPEDKDTQNHTDESLSDLKKTCKENVTCSLCLFRAPTISDMLNDEDLLYTVRLKLDPCHPTVKNWRNLASKWGMTYDELCFLEQKPQSPTLEFLLRNSDRTVEQLIDLCKFYKRIDVVKVLLKWVEEEWPKRGNRTYQNDF from the exons ATGGCCGCTCCGCAGGACCCGCTGCCCCCAG aTCATGCAGCAAAAGAGCCAGTGGAGGATACAGATCCAAGCACTCTTTCCTTAACAATG acagaaaaatatccTGTCCAAGACACAGGAGTACCTAAAG ATGAGGAATACCTAACAGATCAAGTTACTTTGGAAATTGCATCTGTGAACATCAAGACCCTTACGTCAGATTCTGGCCTAATACAACAG CCAGAAGACAAAGACACACAAAACCATACTGACGAATCGCTTTCAG ATCTCAAGAAAACCTGCAAGGAAAATGTCACCTGCTCCTTGTGCTTATTCCGTGCACCAACCATCAGTGACATGCTCAATGACGAGGACTTGTTGTACACAGTGAGGCTAAAGCTGGATCCCTGCCATCCAACAGTGAAAAACTGGAGAAATTTAGCAAGCAAGTGGGGGATGACTTATGATGAATTGTGTTTCCTTGAACAAAAGCCCCAAAGTCCCACCTTGGAATTCTTGCTACGGAATAGTGACCGGACTGTGGAGCAGCTGATTGATCTCTGTAAATTTTATAAGAGAATTGATGTTGTGAAAGTGCTGCTGAAATGGGTGGAGGAGGAATGGCCCAAGAGAGGGAACAGAACTTACCAGAATGATTTCTAG
- the EDARADD gene encoding ectodysplasin-A receptor-associated adapter protein isoform X2: MTQYKKINNTSLQLSKGKIPSTFIFKSSTEESYFTWLHTCIVKPEDKDTQNHTDESLSDLKKTCKENVTCSLCLFRAPTISDMLNDEDLLYTVRLKLDPCHPTVKNWRNLASKWGMTYDELCFLEQKPQSPTLEFLLRNSDRTVEQLIDLCKFYKRIDVVKVLLKWVEEEWPKRGNRTYQNDF, translated from the exons ATGACACAATACAAAAAGATCAACAATACTTCATTGCAGCTATCTAAAGGGAAAATCCCCTCTACTTTCATCTTTAAATCCTCAACAGAAGAAAGCTATTTCACCTGGCTCCACACCTGCATAGTTAAA CCAGAAGACAAAGACACACAAAACCATACTGACGAATCGCTTTCAG ATCTCAAGAAAACCTGCAAGGAAAATGTCACCTGCTCCTTGTGCTTATTCCGTGCACCAACCATCAGTGACATGCTCAATGACGAGGACTTGTTGTACACAGTGAGGCTAAAGCTGGATCCCTGCCATCCAACAGTGAAAAACTGGAGAAATTTAGCAAGCAAGTGGGGGATGACTTATGATGAATTGTGTTTCCTTGAACAAAAGCCCCAAAGTCCCACCTTGGAATTCTTGCTACGGAATAGTGACCGGACTGTGGAGCAGCTGATTGATCTCTGTAAATTTTATAAGAGAATTGATGTTGTGAAAGTGCTGCTGAAATGGGTGGAGGAGGAATGGCCCAAGAGAGGGAACAGAACTTACCAGAATGATTTCTAG